The following coding sequences lie in one Deltaproteobacteria bacterium genomic window:
- a CDS encoding tetratricopeptide repeat protein codes for MSDGNPRDPGDGKPTGVAGRPPPPPPSKPKAVGAPTPAPREPSRPIAVGGPKAPPPPPIAGARPPAPRPPVVTARDPARPSAVPAAPTKPITTTRTPAPNPPRAAAPSTIPRPVASAPSRPIATASPATSRAVAGSSSAPTPAPAPAAAKAERSRFRALHRLWRHPLGEVSAGTDATTGARISVMVLHAGATVPDAILESARTAARVAAGLAHAAVIRPVDVQRMADGRIAIATEPFEGTPLLNVARNQPLPVVRSVAILRQVCKVLAAAHDVGLVHRALTLGSLVLRAKTDRPDTVAVTDFGVGPLLEGEITILKEDAAQQPVSPERISGAQIDAREDLYMLGCIAYALFTGGPPFRTGTSDAVKRRHAIEDPMPIADRLKGTRGAPPAIAQWIHRCLAKEPDDRFADAAEAEAALCLAQIEAHVQTPWDDLPPPDVDAAIVTRITAGLRRGPATTAADDAYDDEVTIIRGPSHDALLEGQTTVVRGGEAEPIEEVSSQQIDVTRLDRDDTVVTHADDTVATASPRANEATAISRRDEIEGAIDDGPLDLEGALAQPTFATVPSMAPEPKPSPAPALEPPEAADRTMVSRIPSAPFDVPDLPGMAAADAVDRTLPALTAPSAPLQSSIPTLPGALPQSSIPTLPGASPQSSIPTLPGASPQSSIPTIPGAPLTSSTSTPPSAAAAEHPDAPSPAADVPPPSPEPNPITAPAFAAQVIAGSPSEAPGEAGPITAPAFAAQVIAASPSVALPTSPPPAIVVAAIEPPAASEPPAPAITPPPFAAQVIAAPPVAAPPVAAPPVAAPPVAAPPVAAPPVAAPPVVAIAPTLAQPLTTTGPLGPAPLPSHLAPPWPSSPSGLTGAYPSAGASMTDFDASMIAAIPGRNRGLWIALIVAGVAAAIVVAVVMMRPPDDAQPKQADGGGASEPATPAKTIVAAPKPPDDGVSDFAATPNDLAVAGDRALADGRGGDAEALYQRAIVREPRHLGALLGLGRVQLAAGDAEKAASYFRRAVGAHPNDGGARIALGDALVKQGNVTEARKQYKKAKSLKHPDAAAKLAAI; via the coding sequence GTGTCGGACGGCAATCCTCGCGACCCCGGTGACGGCAAGCCGACGGGCGTCGCCGGTCGACCGCCGCCACCGCCACCGAGCAAGCCCAAGGCCGTCGGAGCCCCGACGCCCGCACCGCGCGAGCCCTCGCGGCCGATCGCCGTGGGTGGTCCGAAGGCCCCACCGCCGCCTCCGATCGCGGGCGCGCGACCACCGGCACCGCGACCGCCGGTCGTGACGGCACGGGATCCCGCACGTCCGTCGGCGGTGCCGGCGGCTCCGACCAAGCCCATCACGACCACGCGCACGCCAGCTCCGAATCCGCCACGCGCCGCCGCGCCGAGCACGATCCCACGGCCAGTCGCGAGCGCGCCCAGCCGGCCGATCGCGACCGCGTCGCCGGCGACCAGCCGCGCCGTGGCGGGCAGCTCGTCTGCGCCGACGCCGGCGCCAGCGCCAGCGGCCGCGAAGGCCGAGCGCAGCCGCTTCCGAGCACTGCACCGGCTGTGGCGCCACCCGCTGGGCGAGGTCAGTGCCGGCACCGACGCGACCACCGGCGCACGCATCTCGGTGATGGTGCTGCACGCCGGGGCCACGGTGCCCGACGCGATCCTCGAGTCGGCGCGCACCGCCGCGCGCGTCGCAGCGGGGCTCGCCCATGCCGCGGTGATCCGCCCCGTCGACGTGCAGCGGATGGCCGACGGTCGCATCGCGATCGCGACCGAGCCGTTCGAAGGCACACCGCTGCTCAACGTCGCGCGCAACCAACCGCTGCCAGTGGTGCGGTCGGTCGCGATCCTGCGACAGGTCTGCAAGGTGCTGGCCGCCGCCCACGACGTCGGGCTGGTGCACCGCGCACTCACGCTGGGCTCGCTGGTCCTGCGCGCCAAGACCGATCGACCCGACACCGTCGCGGTCACCGATTTCGGCGTCGGGCCGCTGCTCGAGGGCGAGATCACGATCCTCAAGGAAGACGCCGCGCAGCAGCCGGTGAGCCCCGAGCGCATCTCGGGCGCCCAGATCGACGCCCGCGAAGACCTCTACATGCTGGGGTGCATCGCCTACGCGCTGTTCACCGGCGGTCCGCCGTTTCGCACCGGCACCAGCGACGCCGTCAAGCGCCGCCACGCGATCGAAGATCCGATGCCGATCGCCGATCGACTCAAGGGCACCCGCGGTGCACCGCCCGCGATCGCGCAGTGGATCCATCGCTGCCTCGCGAAGGAACCCGACGACCGCTTCGCCGACGCGGCGGAGGCCGAGGCGGCGCTGTGCCTGGCGCAGATCGAGGCCCACGTGCAGACGCCGTGGGACGATCTGCCGCCCCCCGATGTCGACGCCGCCATCGTCACGCGCATCACCGCGGGCCTGCGCCGCGGACCGGCCACGACGGCGGCCGACGATGCCTATGACGACGAGGTGACGATCATCCGCGGTCCCAGCCACGACGCATTGCTCGAGGGGCAGACCACGGTCGTGCGCGGCGGCGAGGCCGAGCCGATCGAGGAGGTCTCCTCGCAGCAGATCGACGTCACGCGGCTCGATCGCGACGACACCGTCGTCACCCACGCCGACGACACCGTCGCGACCGCCAGCCCCCGCGCCAACGAGGCCACCGCGATCTCCCGCCGCGACGAGATCGAGGGTGCCATCGACGACGGGCCGCTCGATCTCGAGGGCGCACTCGCGCAGCCGACCTTCGCGACCGTGCCCTCGATGGCGCCCGAGCCCAAGCCGAGCCCGGCGCCCGCGCTCGAGCCGCCCGAAGCGGCGGATCGCACGATGGTGTCGCGGATCCCGAGCGCGCCGTTCGACGTGCCGGATCTGCCGGGCATGGCGGCGGCCGACGCCGTCGATCGCACGCTGCCGGCGCTGACGGCCCCGAGTGCACCGCTGCAGTCGAGCATCCCGACGCTGCCGGGAGCGCTGCCGCAGTCGAGCATCCCGACGCTGCCGGGCGCATCGCCGCAGTCGAGCATCCCGACGCTGCCGGGCGCATCGCCACAGTCGAGCATCCCGACGATCCCCGGCGCGCCACTGACGTCGAGCACCTCGACACCACCGAGCGCCGCGGCAGCGGAGCACCCCGACGCGCCGTCGCCCGCCGCCGACGTGCCGCCGCCATCGCCGGAACCCAACCCCATCACCGCGCCCGCGTTCGCGGCACAGGTCATCGCCGGCTCGCCGAGCGAAGCCCCCGGCGAGGCCGGCCCGATCACCGCGCCCGCGTTCGCGGCACAGGTGATCGCGGCGTCGCCCAGCGTCGCCCTACCGACGAGCCCACCGCCCGCGATCGTGGTGGCCGCGATCGAGCCGCCCGCTGCGAGCGAGCCGCCCGCCCCTGCCATCACCCCACCGCCCTTCGCGGCGCAGGTGATCGCGGCGCCCCCGGTCGCAGCGCCCCCGGTCGCGGCGCCTCCGGTCGCAGCGCCCCCGGTCGCGGCGCCCCCGGTCGCGGCGCCCCCGGTCGCGGCGCCTCCGGTCGTCGCGATCGCACCGACGCTCGCGCAGCCGCTCACGACGACGGGCCCGCTGGGTCCCGCGCCACTGCCCTCGCACCTCGCACCGCCGTGGCCATCGTCGCCGAGCGGCCTGACCGGTGCCTATCCGTCGGCCGGCGCGTCGATGACCGACTTCGATGCCTCGATGATCGCGGCGATCCCTGGTCGCAATCGCGGCCTCTGGATCGCCTTGATCGTCGCGGGTGTGGCGGCGGCGATCGTGGTCGCGGTCGTCATGATGCGGCCGCCCGACGATGCGCAGCCGAAGCAGGCCGACGGCGGCGGTGCCAGCGAGCCCGCGACCCCGGCCAAGACCATCGTCGCGGCGCCCAAGCCCCCCGACGACGGCGTGAGTGACTTCGCGGCCACCCCCAACGACCTCGCGGTCGCAGGCGATCGCGCGCTCGCGGACGGTCGCGGCGGCGACGCGGAGGCGCTCTACCAACGCGCCATCGTGCGCGAGCCGAGGCACCTGGGCGCACTGCTGGGCCTCGGTCGCGTGCAGCTCGCGGCCGGTGATGCCGAGAAGGCCGCTTCGTACTTCCGTCGCGCGGTCGGAGCCCATCCCAACGACGGCGGCGCCCGCATTGCGCTGGGTGACGCGTTGGTGAAGCAGGGCAACGTGACCGAGGCGCGCAAGCAGTACAAGAAGGCGAAGTCGCTCAAGCACCCCGACGCCGCGGCGAAGCTCGCCGCGATCTGA